From Triticum urartu cultivar G1812 chromosome 2, Tu2.1, whole genome shotgun sequence, a single genomic window includes:
- the LOC125540646 gene encoding bisdemethoxycurcumin synthase-like yields MAGGSSNLGKIRCTRRAQGSAAVLAIGTANPVNHVSQEEFPDYYFRVTKSEHLTDHKDTFKTICGAIGTENRSFQYTEEQLNSYPDFLLQHTLPSLEVWPDIVASAALQLAASAAKKAIAKWGRPATDITHLVVSTNSDASAPGIDVHLVSLLGLRLNICRTMLQLNGCFAGSSALRLAKDLAENNRGARVLVVCVELSIAGFCGPDNHLDTLIIHALFGDGAGVVIVGADTMHPVEQPMFEMVSASQTIIPGTQHVLGVKIGSYGVGGKVSTELYKLVADNIEPCLSEAFGPLDMGAQWNDLFWAVHPGAHGILDGIDKKLQLEPTKLAASRSVLRNFGNMFSATIIFVLDELRRRMEEEGERAEWGVMLGFGPGFTIETMVLHATGALNKN; encoded by the exons ATGGCAGGCGGCTCATCAAACCTCGGCAAGATCCGGTGCACTCGGCGTGCACAAGGCTCCGCGGCAGTGCTGGCAATCGGAACGGCAAACCCAGTGAACCACGTGTCTCAAGAAGAGTTCCCTGACTACTACTTCCGTGTCACCAAGAGCGAGCACCTCACTGACCATAAAGACACATTCAAGACAATAT GTGGTGCGATTGGCACAGAGAATCGTTCCTTTCAATACACGGAGGAACAGCTGAACTCTTACCCTGACTTCCTGCTTCAACACACGTTGCCATCCCTTGAAGTTTGGCCTGATATTGTGGCTAGTGCTGCTCTACAACTTGCCGCATCAGCCGCCAAGAAGGCCATTGCAAAGTGGGGACGTCCGGCCACTGACATCACCCACCTTGTCGTCAGCACCAACTCGGACGCCAGCGCCCCAGGCATCGACGTACACTTGGTTTCACTTCTTGGCCTTCGCCTCAACATCTGCCGTACGATGCTCCAACTGAACGGCTGCTTCGCTGGCAGCTCTGCTTTGCGCTTGGCAAAAGACCTTGCTGAGAACAACCGCGGAGCACGGGTCCTTGTGGTTTGCGTGGAGCTCTCCATTGCTGGTTTCTGTGGCCCCGACAACCACTTAGACACCCTCATTATTCATGCGCTGTTCGGCGATGGGGCTGGAGTGGTCATTGTCGGTGCTGATACCATGCACCCTGTCGAGCAGCCGATGTTTGAGATGGTGTCTGCCTCACAGACCATCATACCGGGCACCCAGCATGTGCTCGGCGTGAAGATTGGGAGCTATGGTGTTGGTGGCAAAGTTTCCACCGAACTGTACAAACTGGTGGCAGACAACATCGAGCCATGCCTTTCGGAGGCATTTGGTCCACTTGACATGGGTGCCCAGTGGAATGACCTCTTCTGGGCAGTTCACCCTGGAGCCCATGGGATATTGGATGGAATCGACAAGAAACTCCAGTTGGAGCCCACAAAGCTAGCGGCGAGCCGAAGTGTTCTACGAAACTTTGGTAACATGTTTAGCGCTACTATCATCTTCGTGCTGGATGAGCTACGACGGCgaatggaggaggaaggagagcGAGCAGAGTGGGGGGTCATGCTCGGATTCGGTCCAGGATTCACTATCGAGACGATGGTGCTGCACGCTACCGGCGCTCTAAACAAAAACTAG